Proteins encoded by one window of Macaca fascicularis isolate 582-1 chromosome 10, T2T-MFA8v1.1:
- the HDAC10 gene encoding polyamine deacetylase HDAC10 isoform X26 has translation MGNADYVAAFLHLLLPLAFEFDPELVLVSAGFDSAIGDPEGQMQATPECFAHLTHLLQVLAGGRVCAMLEGGYHLESLAESVCMTVQALLGDPAPPLSGLMVPCQSALESIQSARAAQAPYWKSLQLQDVTPVPTSPSTHSPEGRPPPLLPGGPTCKAAAPAPAPSSLLDQLCLCPAPSVRTTVALTAPDITLVLPPDVIQQEGSALREETEAWARPHESLVREEALTALGKLLYLLDGMLDGQVNSGIAATPASAAAATLDVAIQRGLSHGAQRLLCVALGQLDRPPDLAHDGRTLWLNIGGKEAAALSMFHVATPLPVMTGGFLSCILGLVLPLAYGFQPDLVLVALGPGHGLQGPHAALLAAMLRGLAGGRVLALLEEDSTPQLAGILARVLRGEAPPSLGPSSVASPEDVQALMYLRGQLEPQWKMLQVRLIAEGPLPWGPALPQRSVGRAGQVSAENQLQCRRPAARLLPAPPPVVPSSPGGLKSAKVGAFTPQK, from the exons ATGGGAAACGCTGACTACGTGGCTGCCTTCCTGCACCTGCTGCTCCCACTGGCCTTTGAG TTTGACCCTGAGCTGGTGCTGGTCTCAGCAGGATTTGACTCAGCCATCGGGGACCCTGAG GGGCAAATGCAGGCCACGCCAGAGTGCTTCGCCCACCTCACACATCTGCTGCAGGTGCTGGCCGGCGGCCGGGTCTGCGCCATGCTGGAG GGCGGCTACCACCTGGAGTCACTGGCTGAGTCAGTGTGCATGACAGTACAGGCGCTGCTGGGCGACCCGGCTCCACCCCTGTCAGGGCTCATGGTGCCATGTCAGAG TGCCCTGGAGTCCATCCAGAGTGCCCGTGCTGCCCAAGCCCCGTACTGGAAGAGCCTGCAGCTGCAAG ATGTGACCCCTGTGCCGACGAGCCCCAGCACCCACTCCCCAGAGGGGAGGCCTCCACCTCTGCTGCCTGGGGGTCCCACGTGTAAGGCAgctgcacctgcacctgcaccgAGCTCCCTCCTGGACCAGCTGTGCCTCTGCCCTGCACCCTCTGTCCGCACCACTGTTGCCCTGACAGCGccagatatcacactggtcctgCCCCCTGATGTCATCCAACAGGAAGGGTCAGCCCTGAGGGAGGAGACAGAAGCCTGGGCcag GCCACACGAGTCCCTGGTCCGGGAGGAGGCCCTCACTGCACTTGGGAAGCTCCTGTACCTCTTAGATGGGATGCTGGATGGGCAG GTGAACAGTGGCATCGCAGCCACTCCAGCCTCTGCTGCAGCAGCCACCCTGGATGTGGCTATTCAGAGAGGCCTGTCCCACGGAGCCCAGAG GCTGCTGTGTGTGGCCCTGGGACAGCTGGACCGGCCTCCAGACCTCGCCCATGACGG GAGGACTCTGTGGCTGAACATCGGGGGCAAGGAGGCAGCCGCCCTATCCATGTTCCATGTCGCCACGCCACTGCCAGTG ATGACTGGTGGCTTCCTGAGCTGCATCTTGGGCTTGGTACTGCCCCTGGCCTATGGCTTCCAGCCTGACCTGGTGCTAGTGGCGCTAGGGCCTGGCCATGGCCTGCAGGGCCCCCACGCTGCACTCCTGGCTGCCATGCTTCGGGGACTGGCAGGGGGCCGAGTCCtggccctcctggaggag GACTCCACACCCCAGCTAGCAGGGATCCTGGCCCGGGTGCTGCGTGGAGAGGCACCTCCTAGCCTAGGCCCTTCCTCTGTGGCCTCCCCGGAGGACGTCCAGGCTCTGATGTACCTGAGAGGGCAGCTGGAGCCTCAGTGGAAGATGCTGCAGGTGAGGCTGATTGCGGAGGGGCCTCTGCCCTGGGGCCCGGCTCTGCCGCAGAGGtcggtggggagggcagggcaagtGAGTGCTGAGAACCAGCTCCAGTGCAGAAGGCCAGCTGCGCGCCTCCTCCCGGCTCCTCCTCCTGTAGTGCCGTCCTCACCTGGTGGTTTGAAAtcggccaaggtgggtgcatttACGCCGCAGAAATGA
- the HDAC10 gene encoding polyamine deacetylase HDAC10 isoform X27: protein MSCQVGMGNADYVAAFLHLLLPLAFEFDPELVLVSAGFDSAIGDPEGQMQATPECFAHLTHLLQVLAGGRVCAMLEGGYHLESLAESVCMTVQALLGDPAPPLSGLMVPCQSALESIQSARAAQAPYWKSLQLQDVTPVPTSPSTHSPEGRPPPLLPGGPTCKAAAPAPAPSSLLDQLCLCPAPSVRTTVALTAPDITLVLPPDVIQQEGSALREETEAWARPHESLVREEALTALGKLLYLLDGMLDGQVNSGIAATPASAAAATLDVAIQRGLSHGAQRLLCVALGQLDRPPDLAHDGRTLWLNIGGKEAAALSMFHVATPLPVMTGGFLSCILGLVLPLAYGFQPDLVLVALGPGHGLQGPHAALLAAMLRGLAGGRVLALLEEDSTPQLAGILARVLRGEAPPSLGPSSVASPEDVQALMYLRGQLEPQWKMLQVRLIAEGPLPWGPALPQRSVGRAGQVSAENQLQCRRPAARLLPAPPPVVPSSPGGLKSAKVGAFTPQK, encoded by the exons ATGTCCTGCCAGGTCGGGATGGGAAACGCTGACTACGTGGCTGCCTTCCTGCACCTGCTGCTCCCACTGGCCTTTGAG TTTGACCCTGAGCTGGTGCTGGTCTCAGCAGGATTTGACTCAGCCATCGGGGACCCTGAG GGGCAAATGCAGGCCACGCCAGAGTGCTTCGCCCACCTCACACATCTGCTGCAGGTGCTGGCCGGCGGCCGGGTCTGCGCCATGCTGGAG GGCGGCTACCACCTGGAGTCACTGGCTGAGTCAGTGTGCATGACAGTACAGGCGCTGCTGGGCGACCCGGCTCCACCCCTGTCAGGGCTCATGGTGCCATGTCAGAG TGCCCTGGAGTCCATCCAGAGTGCCCGTGCTGCCCAAGCCCCGTACTGGAAGAGCCTGCAGCTGCAAG ATGTGACCCCTGTGCCGACGAGCCCCAGCACCCACTCCCCAGAGGGGAGGCCTCCACCTCTGCTGCCTGGGGGTCCCACGTGTAAGGCAgctgcacctgcacctgcaccgAGCTCCCTCCTGGACCAGCTGTGCCTCTGCCCTGCACCCTCTGTCCGCACCACTGTTGCCCTGACAGCGccagatatcacactggtcctgCCCCCTGATGTCATCCAACAGGAAGGGTCAGCCCTGAGGGAGGAGACAGAAGCCTGGGCcag GCCACACGAGTCCCTGGTCCGGGAGGAGGCCCTCACTGCACTTGGGAAGCTCCTGTACCTCTTAGATGGGATGCTGGATGGGCAG GTGAACAGTGGCATCGCAGCCACTCCAGCCTCTGCTGCAGCAGCCACCCTGGATGTGGCTATTCAGAGAGGCCTGTCCCACGGAGCCCAGAG GCTGCTGTGTGTGGCCCTGGGACAGCTGGACCGGCCTCCAGACCTCGCCCATGACGG GAGGACTCTGTGGCTGAACATCGGGGGCAAGGAGGCAGCCGCCCTATCCATGTTCCATGTCGCCACGCCACTGCCAGTG ATGACTGGTGGCTTCCTGAGCTGCATCTTGGGCTTGGTACTGCCCCTGGCCTATGGCTTCCAGCCTGACCTGGTGCTAGTGGCGCTAGGGCCTGGCCATGGCCTGCAGGGCCCCCACGCTGCACTCCTGGCTGCCATGCTTCGGGGACTGGCAGGGGGCCGAGTCCtggccctcctggaggag GACTCCACACCCCAGCTAGCAGGGATCCTGGCCCGGGTGCTGCGTGGAGAGGCACCTCCTAGCCTAGGCCCTTCCTCTGTGGCCTCCCCGGAGGACGTCCAGGCTCTGATGTACCTGAGAGGGCAGCTGGAGCCTCAGTGGAAGATGCTGCAGGTGAGGCTGATTGCGGAGGGGCCTCTGCCCTGGGGCCCGGCTCTGCCGCAGAGGtcggtggggagggcagggcaagtGAGTGCTGAGAACCAGCTCCAGTGCAGAAGGCCAGCTGCGCGCCTCCTCCCGGCTCCTCCTCCTGTAGTGCCGTCCTCACCTGGTGGTTTGAAAtcggccaaggtgggtgcatttACGCCGCAGAAATGA
- the HDAC10 gene encoding polyamine deacetylase HDAC10 isoform X29 has product MGNADYVAAFLHLLLPLAFEFDPELVLVSAGFDSAIGDPEGQMQATPECFAHLTHLLQVLAGGRVCAMLEGGYHLESLAESVCMTVQALLGDPAPPLSGLMVPCQSALESIQSARAAQAPYWKSLQLQDVTPVPTSPSTHSPEGRPPPLLPGGPTCKAAAPAPAPSSLLDQLCLCPAPSVRTTVALTAPDITLVLPPDVIQQEGSALREETEAWARPHESLVREEALTALGKLLYLLDGMLDGQVNSGIAATPASAAAATLDVAIQRGLSHGAQRLLCVALGQLDRPPDLAHDGRTLWLNIGGKEAAALSMFHVATPLPVMTGGFLSCILGLVLPLAYGFQPDLVLVALGPGHGLQGPHAALLAAMLRGLAGGRVLALLEEDSTPQLAGILARVLRGEAPPSLGPSSVASPEDVQALMYLRGQLEPQWKMLQCRPHLVV; this is encoded by the exons ATGGGAAACGCTGACTACGTGGCTGCCTTCCTGCACCTGCTGCTCCCACTGGCCTTTGAG TTTGACCCTGAGCTGGTGCTGGTCTCAGCAGGATTTGACTCAGCCATCGGGGACCCTGAG GGGCAAATGCAGGCCACGCCAGAGTGCTTCGCCCACCTCACACATCTGCTGCAGGTGCTGGCCGGCGGCCGGGTCTGCGCCATGCTGGAG GGCGGCTACCACCTGGAGTCACTGGCTGAGTCAGTGTGCATGACAGTACAGGCGCTGCTGGGCGACCCGGCTCCACCCCTGTCAGGGCTCATGGTGCCATGTCAGAG TGCCCTGGAGTCCATCCAGAGTGCCCGTGCTGCCCAAGCCCCGTACTGGAAGAGCCTGCAGCTGCAAG ATGTGACCCCTGTGCCGACGAGCCCCAGCACCCACTCCCCAGAGGGGAGGCCTCCACCTCTGCTGCCTGGGGGTCCCACGTGTAAGGCAgctgcacctgcacctgcaccgAGCTCCCTCCTGGACCAGCTGTGCCTCTGCCCTGCACCCTCTGTCCGCACCACTGTTGCCCTGACAGCGccagatatcacactggtcctgCCCCCTGATGTCATCCAACAGGAAGGGTCAGCCCTGAGGGAGGAGACAGAAGCCTGGGCcag GCCACACGAGTCCCTGGTCCGGGAGGAGGCCCTCACTGCACTTGGGAAGCTCCTGTACCTCTTAGATGGGATGCTGGATGGGCAG GTGAACAGTGGCATCGCAGCCACTCCAGCCTCTGCTGCAGCAGCCACCCTGGATGTGGCTATTCAGAGAGGCCTGTCCCACGGAGCCCAGAG GCTGCTGTGTGTGGCCCTGGGACAGCTGGACCGGCCTCCAGACCTCGCCCATGACGG GAGGACTCTGTGGCTGAACATCGGGGGCAAGGAGGCAGCCGCCCTATCCATGTTCCATGTCGCCACGCCACTGCCAGTG ATGACTGGTGGCTTCCTGAGCTGCATCTTGGGCTTGGTACTGCCCCTGGCCTATGGCTTCCAGCCTGACCTGGTGCTAGTGGCGCTAGGGCCTGGCCATGGCCTGCAGGGCCCCCACGCTGCACTCCTGGCTGCCATGCTTCGGGGACTGGCAGGGGGCCGAGTCCtggccctcctggaggag GACTCCACACCCCAGCTAGCAGGGATCCTGGCCCGGGTGCTGCGTGGAGAGGCACCTCCTAGCCTAGGCCCTTCCTCTGTGGCCTCCCCGGAGGACGTCCAGGCTCTGATGTACCTGAGAGGGCAGCTGGAGCCTCAGTGGAAGATGCTGCAG TGCCGTCCTCACCTGGTGGTTTGA
- the HDAC10 gene encoding polyamine deacetylase HDAC10 isoform X25, with product MGNADYVAAFLHLLLPLAFEFDPELVLVSAGFDSAIGDPEGQMQATPECFAHLTHLLQVLAGGRVCAMLEGGYHLESLAESVCMTVQALLGDPAPPLSGLMVPCQSALESIQSARAAQAPYWKSLQLQGQCGQVLGCRIPPQAPCSGYDSELSLDVTPVPTSPSTHSPEGRPPPLLPGGPTCKAAAPAPAPSSLLDQLCLCPAPSVRTTVALTAPDITLVLPPDVIQQEGSALREETEAWARPHESLVREEALTALGKLLYLLDGMLDGQVNSGIAATPASAAAATLDVAIQRGLSHGAQRLLCVALGQLDRPPDLAHDGRTLWLNIGGKEAAALSMFHVATPLPVMTGGFLSCILGLVLPLAYGFQPDLVLVALGPGHGLQGPHAALLAAMLRGLAGGRVLALLEEDSTPQLAGILARVLRGEAPPSLGPSSVASPEDVQALMYLRGQLEPQWKMLQVRLIAEGPLPWGPALPQRSVGRAGQVSAENQLQCRRPAARLLPAPPPVVPSSPGGLKSAKVGAFTPQK from the exons ATGGGAAACGCTGACTACGTGGCTGCCTTCCTGCACCTGCTGCTCCCACTGGCCTTTGAG TTTGACCCTGAGCTGGTGCTGGTCTCAGCAGGATTTGACTCAGCCATCGGGGACCCTGAG GGGCAAATGCAGGCCACGCCAGAGTGCTTCGCCCACCTCACACATCTGCTGCAGGTGCTGGCCGGCGGCCGGGTCTGCGCCATGCTGGAG GGCGGCTACCACCTGGAGTCACTGGCTGAGTCAGTGTGCATGACAGTACAGGCGCTGCTGGGCGACCCGGCTCCACCCCTGTCAGGGCTCATGGTGCCATGTCAGAG TGCCCTGGAGTCCATCCAGAGTGCCCGTGCTGCCCAAGCCCCGTACTGGAAGAGCCTGCAGCTGCAAGGTCAGTGTGGCCAGGTGCTAGGCTGCAGGATCCCACCTCAGGCTCCGTGCAGTGGCTATGACTCTGAACTGTCCCTAGATGTGACCCCTGTGCCGACGAGCCCCAGCACCCACTCCCCAGAGGGGAGGCCTCCACCTCTGCTGCCTGGGGGTCCCACGTGTAAGGCAgctgcacctgcacctgcaccgAGCTCCCTCCTGGACCAGCTGTGCCTCTGCCCTGCACCCTCTGTCCGCACCACTGTTGCCCTGACAGCGccagatatcacactggtcctgCCCCCTGATGTCATCCAACAGGAAGGGTCAGCCCTGAGGGAGGAGACAGAAGCCTGGGCcag GCCACACGAGTCCCTGGTCCGGGAGGAGGCCCTCACTGCACTTGGGAAGCTCCTGTACCTCTTAGATGGGATGCTGGATGGGCAG GTGAACAGTGGCATCGCAGCCACTCCAGCCTCTGCTGCAGCAGCCACCCTGGATGTGGCTATTCAGAGAGGCCTGTCCCACGGAGCCCAGAG GCTGCTGTGTGTGGCCCTGGGACAGCTGGACCGGCCTCCAGACCTCGCCCATGACGG GAGGACTCTGTGGCTGAACATCGGGGGCAAGGAGGCAGCCGCCCTATCCATGTTCCATGTCGCCACGCCACTGCCAGTG ATGACTGGTGGCTTCCTGAGCTGCATCTTGGGCTTGGTACTGCCCCTGGCCTATGGCTTCCAGCCTGACCTGGTGCTAGTGGCGCTAGGGCCTGGCCATGGCCTGCAGGGCCCCCACGCTGCACTCCTGGCTGCCATGCTTCGGGGACTGGCAGGGGGCCGAGTCCtggccctcctggaggag GACTCCACACCCCAGCTAGCAGGGATCCTGGCCCGGGTGCTGCGTGGAGAGGCACCTCCTAGCCTAGGCCCTTCCTCTGTGGCCTCCCCGGAGGACGTCCAGGCTCTGATGTACCTGAGAGGGCAGCTGGAGCCTCAGTGGAAGATGCTGCAGGTGAGGCTGATTGCGGAGGGGCCTCTGCCCTGGGGCCCGGCTCTGCCGCAGAGGtcggtggggagggcagggcaagtGAGTGCTGAGAACCAGCTCCAGTGCAGAAGGCCAGCTGCGCGCCTCCTCCCGGCTCCTCCTCCTGTAGTGCCGTCCTCACCTGGTGGTTTGAAAtcggccaaggtgggtgcatttACGCCGCAGAAATGA